A stretch of DNA from Phenylobacterium koreense:
TCGCCCAGACGTCGCCCTCGTGGAAATGCGCGTCTGCATCTGGAAAGTTGGCGCGATAGGTTGCAGCCTTGAGCGGGTCGAAGTCGTTGGCGAATACGCAGGCGAACGCCTCGCCCAGGCCGAGGCGGGCCATGCCGCCGCCGGCGAAGAATTCGTAGAAGGTGAGAGCCCGACTCATTGTCGCTGCAAGTCTAGCGGGCCAGAGCCGACGTGAAAGGACGTATGGGATGAAGCGTCTTCTGTTGACCATCTCCGCCGCCATCCTGGCGAGCGCCTGCCAGCCGCAGGGACCGGACGGCTCGCCCGCCAAGCCCCCGGCCGATGCGCCGGCCCCCCAAACCTCGCCCGCTACGGCTCCGGAACTGCCCGAAGCCTTCCGGGGCGACCTGGACGTGCTGGGGACCGAACCGTTCTGGGGCGTGCAGATTCGCGAGACCCAGATCAGCTATTCGACGCCCGAGCCCTCCGACACTGCGACCGGCCCCAACAAGGGCGGGGTGATGCAGGGGGCGAGCGCGGTCTGGGACAGCGTGCTCGGCGACAAGCCGCTGCGGATCATCCTCACCGAGGGCGAATGCTCCGACGGGATGTCCGACCTGAAGTATCCCCTGACCGCCACCGTGACGCTGGGCGACAAGACCCTGAAAGGCTGCGCCGTGAAGACCGCGGAGAAGCCGCGCGAGGGCCAATAGGGTTCCGCGGCGGCGCCCTTGACCTTCGGCCCCCCGAAGGCGGCTAATTCCCTGAACGTCGATAACAGACGAACCCGGGAGGCGGTTATGGAACGGGCATGGGACCTCGTCGTTCGTGGCGGAACGGTCGTGGACGGCGGCGGCGGCACGTCCTTCGAGGCCGATGTGGCGATCAAGGACGGGAAGATCGCCGCGGTCGGCGCGGTCAGCGGATCGGGGCGCGAGGAGATCGACGCCCGCGGCCTGCTGGTCACCCCCGGCTTCGTCGACATCCATACCCACTATGACGGCCAATCGACCTGGGACAGCCACATGCAGCCCTCGTCCTGGCACGGGGTGACCACGGTGGTGATGGGCAATTGCGGGGTCGGTTTCGCCCCCTGCCGGCCGGGCGATCATGACCGGCTGGTGCGGCTGATGGAGGGGGTGGAAGACATCCCCTTCCCGGTGCTGGCCGAGGGCCTGCCCTGGAACTGGGAAAGCTTCCCCGACTATCTGGACAGCCTGGCCGCGCGCCGCTTCGACGTGGATATCGGCGCCCAACTGCCGCACGCGGCGCTGCGGGTCTATGTGATGGGCGAGCGCGGGGCCAACCGCGAGGACGCCAGCCCCGGCGACATCGCGGCCATGGCGGCGCTCGCCAAGGGCGCGGTCGAGGCCGGCGCGCTCGGCTTTTCCACCTCGCGGACCCTCAATCACCGGACCAGCGACGGCCAGCCGACCCCGACCCTGACCGCCTCGGAAGACGAGCTGACCGGCATCGCCATGGGCCTGAAGGCCGCCGGCAAGGGCGCCTTGCAGTTCGTTTCCGACTTCGGCGACCCGGAGGCCGAGTTCGCCATGCTGCGACGAATCGTGGAGCGCTCCGGTCGGCCGCTCTCGTTCTCACTGGTGCAGAACCCGAGGCAGCCGCTGCAGTGGCGCACCCTGCTGGACCGGCTTGAAGACGCCAACGCGGCGGGCCTGCCCATGCGGGCGCAGGTCTGCGGCCGGCCGGTGGGCATCCTGTTCGGCCTGGAGCTGACGCTCAATCCGTTCACGCATTATCCGAGCTACAAGGAGATCGCCGGCCAGCCGCTGGCCGAGCGTGCGGCGCGACTGGCCGATCCGGGGTTCCGCGCCAGGCTGCTGGCCGAGGGCAAGGAGAGCTCGGCGGCCTTCGCGGCGAACATGACCCAGAACTGGAAGATCATGTTCCTAATGGGCGAGACGCCCGACTACGAGCAGACCCCCGACCGCACCGTGGCCGCCCTGGCGCAGGCGCGGGGCGTAAGCCCGGAAGAGCTGGCGATCGAGCACATTCTGACCAATGGCGGTCGCGGCATGCTCTACCTGCCGTTCCTGAACTATGCCGACGGTTCGCTCGATCCGTCCTACGCCATGCTGACCGACCGCAACACGGTGCCGGGGCTGTCCGATGGCGGGGCGCACGTGGGGATGATCTGCGACGGCTCGTTCCCGACCTCGAACCTCACCCACTGGACCCGCGACCGCACTCGTGGCGAGCGGTTGCCGCTGGAAGCCATGGTGCGGATGCAGACCCACGACACCGCAGCGACGCTGGGCCTGCGCGACCGTGGCCTGATCGCGCCGGGCTACCGAGCCGACCTCAACATCATCGACTACGGCCGGCTTTCGCTGAAGGCGCCGGCGGTGGCCTACGACCTGCCGGCCGGCGGGCGGCGGCTGGTGCAGCGGGCGGACGGCTATGTGGCGACCCTGGTGGCCGGCCAGGTCACCTATCGCGACGGCGAGCCGACCGGCGCCCTGCCGGGCCGGCTGCTGCGGGGCTCCCAGTCCGCGCCCGCCGCGATGGCCGCCGAATAGGTTGTCGCAGGGGGGCGCCGACTGAAGGCTTGGCGCAGGCGCGCGATGCAGGCCATAAGCTGGCCATGGCCGCCTTCCCTGCGCCAAGACCCGTCATCGACGACGTTCCGGACCTGGATGGGGCGCGGGAGATCCTGCGCCGCACCTTCGGGCATGCCGACTTCCGTGGCCGCCAGGCCGAGGTGATCGCCGAGGTCCTGGCCGGCCGCAGCGCCATGGCCGTGCTGCCCACCGGCGGCGGCAAGAGCGTCTGCTACCAGATTCCCGCCATGATGCGCTCAGGGCTAGGCCTGGTGGTCTCGCCGCTGATCGCCCTGATGACCGACCAGGTCGCTGGCCTGCAGCAGTCCGGCGTCGCCGCGGCCAAGCTGGACTCCACCGGCGAGGCCTGGGAGCGCGCCCAGACCTGGGAGCGGATCGAGCGGGGCGAGCTCGACCTGCTCTACGTCTCGCCCGAGGGTCTGATGCAGCCCTGGATGCTGGAGCGCCTTTCGCGCACGCCCCTGGCTCTGATCGCCATCGACGAGGCGCACTGCGTCAGCCAGTGGGGCCACGACTTCCGGCCCGAATACCGGATGCTGGGCCGACTGGCCGACATCTTCCCGGACGTGCCGCGGCTGGCCGTCACCGCCACGGCCGACAACCGGACCCGCGAGGACATCCGCGCCGAACTGCGCCTGGAGGACTCCGCCGAATTCGTCGCCAGCTTCGCCCGGCCGGAGCTGTCCCTCTCGGCCGAACGCAAGCGCGGCCCGGGGCACAAGCGGGTGCTGGAGCTGGTGGCCGCCCGTCCGGACCGCTCCGGCGTGGTCTATGCCGGCTCGCGCGACGGGGTCGATCGGCTGGCCGAGGCGCTGAGGGCGGAAGGCGTTCCGGCGCTCGCCTATCACGCCGGCCTCGACAAGGCGCTGCGTGCCGAGCGCCTGGAAAGTTTTCTCGAGGCCGATGCGGCGGTGATGGTGGCGACCATCGCCTTCGGCATGGGCGTGGACAAGCCGGACGTCCGCTTCGTGATCCACGCCGATCCGCCGGCCTCCATCGAGGCCTACTGGCAGGAAATCGGCCGGGCGGGCCGTGACGGCGAGCCGGCCGAGGGGATCACCCTCTATAGCGCGGCCGACATGGCCTGGGCCTATCGCCGGCTGGACAGCCGGGACGTGGACGACAGCGTCAAGCAGGTCCAGGCCCGCAAGGTTCGCCAGCTCTACGCCATGCTCGACGGCGCCGCCTGCCGCGCCGCCGCGGTGCGCCGCTATTTCGGCGAGGAGGGGGTGGGGCCCTGCGGCCAGTGCGACCTGTGCCTGGGCGAGGTGGAGACCGTGGACGCCACCCGGGCGGCGCAGATGGCGCTGTCGGCGGTGCATCGCAT
This window harbors:
- the recQ gene encoding DNA helicase RecQ, which codes for MAAFPAPRPVIDDVPDLDGAREILRRTFGHADFRGRQAEVIAEVLAGRSAMAVLPTGGGKSVCYQIPAMMRSGLGLVVSPLIALMTDQVAGLQQSGVAAAKLDSTGEAWERAQTWERIERGELDLLYVSPEGLMQPWMLERLSRTPLALIAIDEAHCVSQWGHDFRPEYRMLGRLADIFPDVPRLAVTATADNRTREDIRAELRLEDSAEFVASFARPELSLSAERKRGPGHKRVLELVAARPDRSGVVYAGSRDGVDRLAEALRAEGVPALAYHAGLDKALRAERLESFLEADAAVMVATIAFGMGVDKPDVRFVIHADPPASIEAYWQEIGRAGRDGEPAEGITLYSAADMAWAYRRLDSRDVDDSVKQVQARKVRQLYAMLDGAACRAAAVRRYFGEEGVGPCGQCDLCLGEVETVDATRAAQMALSAVHRMGGRFGRGRLVDHLLGKTKDPSSFEAGLTTFGIGQELSAVAWRDLIDQLLFDGLLREDPNDGRPLIALGDADGVKAVYRGERQVSVRKAQEPEPRTRARRRSQGAATTVAAHDQPLFDALRAWRRDEAARQHLPPYVIFHDRTLAEIATRKPGGLAALGAISGVGEGKLDRYGEAVLGVLRGMDA
- a CDS encoding COG3650 family protein; the protein is MKRLLLTISAAILASACQPQGPDGSPAKPPADAPAPQTSPATAPELPEAFRGDLDVLGTEPFWGVQIRETQISYSTPEPSDTATGPNKGGVMQGASAVWDSVLGDKPLRIILTEGECSDGMSDLKYPLTATVTLGDKTLKGCAVKTAEKPREGQ
- a CDS encoding N-acyl-D-amino-acid deacylase family protein, whose product is MERAWDLVVRGGTVVDGGGGTSFEADVAIKDGKIAAVGAVSGSGREEIDARGLLVTPGFVDIHTHYDGQSTWDSHMQPSSWHGVTTVVMGNCGVGFAPCRPGDHDRLVRLMEGVEDIPFPVLAEGLPWNWESFPDYLDSLAARRFDVDIGAQLPHAALRVYVMGERGANREDASPGDIAAMAALAKGAVEAGALGFSTSRTLNHRTSDGQPTPTLTASEDELTGIAMGLKAAGKGALQFVSDFGDPEAEFAMLRRIVERSGRPLSFSLVQNPRQPLQWRTLLDRLEDANAAGLPMRAQVCGRPVGILFGLELTLNPFTHYPSYKEIAGQPLAERAARLADPGFRARLLAEGKESSAAFAANMTQNWKIMFLMGETPDYEQTPDRTVAALAQARGVSPEELAIEHILTNGGRGMLYLPFLNYADGSLDPSYAMLTDRNTVPGLSDGGAHVGMICDGSFPTSNLTHWTRDRTRGERLPLEAMVRMQTHDTAATLGLRDRGLIAPGYRADLNIIDYGRLSLKAPAVAYDLPAGGRRLVQRADGYVATLVAGQVTYRDGEPTGALPGRLLRGSQSAPAAMAAE